The Pungitius pungitius chromosome 10, fPunPun2.1, whole genome shotgun sequence genome has a window encoding:
- the xk gene encoding membrane transport protein XK: MRLPSSIFVSVSLFTAETTAALYLSSTYRSAGDQIWQGLTLLFTLVPSVLVQLTLTFIHRDLSRDRPLVLLLHILQLGPVVRCLEAFCIYGSVGRVEEPYVSIIRKKQMPRRGQSEEVERQVGQAEGKLFTHRAAFARTSVIQAFLGSAPQLTLQLYICILQQGVSIGRGTLMVISLLSIVYGALRCNILAIKIKYDDYEVDVRPMAYVCIFLWRSFEIATRVVVLVLFSSVLQLWVLPVVLLNFLVFFLYPWILFWQSHSPFPENIEKTLTRVGTTIVLCLLTFLYAGINMFCWSAVQVKLNDPDLINKSQNWYRMAVYYMMRFVENASLLLLWYIYKTDFYKFFCAPLLVLQLLVAYAIAIFFMLVFYQFCHPCRRLFSSSMTQGLWNCSSLLCLMYNSASPQNRPMGEAPRPTKSTGPPNDEAPDSASDSADDVPNETSYDMLTDTIYENANELGHNICGGINGDINHSVSCNA, translated from the exons ATGCGCCTCCCCAGTTCCATCTTTGTGTCGGTGTCTCTGTTCACGGCCGAGACCACGGCGGCGCTCTACCTCAGCTCCACGTACCGCTCCGCCGGAGACCAGATCTGGCAGGGTCTCACGCTCCTCTTCACGCTCGTGCCGTCCGTGCTGGTGCAGCTCACCCTCACCTTCATCCATCGGGACCTGAGCAGGGACCGACCGCTCGTCTTGCTGCTGCACATCCTGCAGCTCGGACCCGTAGTCAG gtgtCTGGAGGCGTTCTGCATCTATGGCAGTGTGGGCCGTGTGGAGGAGCCCTATGTCAGCATCATCAGGAAGAAGCAGATGCCTCGCCGGGGCCAgtcggaggaggtggagcggcAAGTGGGGCAGGCGGAGGGGAAACTGTTTACACACCGAGCCGCCTTCGCCCGCACCTCGGTAATCCAGGCCTTCCTGGGATCGGCCCCCCAGCTCACCCTCCAGCTCTACATCTGCATCCTGCAGCAGGGGGTCTCCATCGgacgag GCACTCTGATGGTGATCTCCCTCCTGTCTATTGTGTACGGAGCACTGCGCTGCAACATCCTGGCCATTAAGATCAAATATGATGACTATGAAGTGGACGTCCGCCCCATGGCCTACGTGTGCATTTTCCTGTGGAGGAGCTTTGAGATCGCCACTCGCGTggtggttctggttctgttcaGCTCTGTGCTGCAGCTCTGGGTCCTGCCTGTGGTTCTGCTCAACTTCCTGGTTTTCTTCCTGTACCCGTGGATCCTGTTCTGGCAGAGCCACTCACCGTTCCCTGAGAATATCGAAAAGACTCTGACCAGGGTGGGAACCACCATCGTGCTCTGCCTGCTCACCTTCCTCTACGCCGGCATCAACATGTTCTGCTGGTCAGCCGTGCAGGTGAAACTCAACGACCCGGACCTCATTAACAAGTCCCAGAACTGGTATCGCATGGCCGTGTACTACATGATGCGCTTCGTGGAGAACGCCTCGCTGCTCCTGCTGTGGTACATCTACAAAACGGATTTCTACAAGTTCTTCTGTGCGCcgctgctggtgctgcagctgctggtcgCCTACGCCATCGCCATCTTCTTCATGCTGGTCTTCTACCAGTTTTGTCACCCGTGTCGGAGGCTCTTCTCTTCCAGCATGACCCAGGGACTTTGGAACTGCTCGTCTCTCCTTTGTCTCATGTACAATTCTGCTTCCCCACAGAACAGGCCGATGGGAGAGGCGCCCCGTCCCACCAAAAGCACAGGGCCGCCTAATGACGAGGCCCCCGACTCCGCCAGCGACAGCGCAGACGACGTGCCTAATGAAACGTCGTACGACATGCTCACTGATACAATCTATGAGAATGCTAATGAACTGGGTCATAATATATGCGGTGGAATCAACGGTGACATTAACCACAGCGTATCCTGCAATGCTTAA